The following are from one region of the Anomaloglossus baeobatrachus isolate aAnoBae1 chromosome 1, aAnoBae1.hap1, whole genome shotgun sequence genome:
- the LOC142285080 gene encoding uncharacterized protein LOC142285080, producing the protein MFAMKKMTKRSLDTPYKVEKAFLERDILTYADCPFVVSMLCSFPTKSHLCMVMEYAGGGDCLSLLSNRGHFSVPLARLYFAEAVLAVEYLHSYGIIHRDLKPDNLLITSTGHIKVTDFGISKLGVMIPESNTSKELREDISRELHHEFAGTPYYIAPEILLEENYGRPVDWWAMGVILYEFLVGNPPFDGDSTSSVFRSIVRGDINWTYDPAPSPDAQKIITELLKKNPADRLGTEGAFQIKEHPFLRVLDLDNLLSQEPEYVPQLKSDMDTSAFLIHVDEEIHLISEDEEDDENPDFQNFTTSSQRLSKLCTTTTTVNTSPPDCSPESTPACSPECMSECSSECSPQYMPEYSPESTPECFPVCFPETTTECTAESTPECSPESTPECSPESTPGCYPEYMPEYSPESTPECFPVCFPETTTECTAESTPECSPESTQECSPENMPEYSPESTPECFPVCFPETTTECTAESTPECSPEITPECFPERLPETATECTTESTPECFPECSLETTTECSPKTTTECSPESTPEYYPETTTECTPECFPERLPETTTECTPESTPECSTETTTECTPERLPETTTECIPESTPECSRESTPECSQESTPECFPECLPETATECSPETTTECSPECIPACSTDISEMQKESSPAPDRDDAITSLSSSSPLSEFPAQEESTSEIEEEKSEKKEKGKKRRGNIFRRILSSCRRGLSRAARAFVCCGCCSTTI; encoded by the exons ATGTTTGCGATGAAGAAAATGACCAAGCGGAGCCTGGATACTCCATATAAAGTGGAAAAGGCCTTTTTAGAGAGGGACATCCTAACATACGCTGATTGTCCCTTTGTGGTCTCCATGCTCTGCTCCTTTCCAACTAAATCTCACCTGTGTATGGTGATGGAGTATGCAGGAG GTGGAGACTGCCTGAGCCTTCTAAGCAATAGGGGCCATTTTTCTGTCCCTTTGGCCCGCTTGTACTTTGCAGAAGCCGTTCTAGCTGTGGAATACCTGCATAGTTATGGTATTATCCACAGAGACCTGAAGCCGGATAA CCTCCTGATAACATCTACTGGACACATCAAAGTCACCGATTTTGGAATATCAAAACTTGGTGTCATGATACCAGAGAGCAACACCTCCAAGGAATTACGGGAGGACATCTCCAGAGAGTTGCACCATGAG TTCGCCGGCACCCCATATTACATTGCACCAGAgatcctcctggaagaaaactatgGAAGACCTGTAGACTGGTGGGCAATGGGGGTTATCTTATATGAATTTCTTGTTGGAAATCCCCCATTTGACGGGGATTCAACATCAAGTGTTTTTCGATCTATTGTGCGTG GAGACATAAATTGGACTTATGATCCTGCTCCTTCCCCTGATGCCCAGAAAATCATTACTGAGCTGCTCAAGAAAAATCCTGCAGATAGACTTGGGACAG AGGGTGCATTTCAGATCAAGGAACATCCATTCCTGAGGGTCTTAGACCTTGACAACCTTCTAAGTCAGGAGCCGGAGTACGTTCCTCAGCTTAAGTCAGACATGGACACCAGCGCCTTTCTCA TTCACGTTGACGAAGAGATTCACTTGATCtcagaggatgaggaggatgatgagaaCCCGGACTTCCAAAACTTTACAACATCTTCTCAGAGGCTTTCGAAA CTTTGTACCACGACAACAACGGTGAACACGTCACCTCCAGACTGCTCGCCAGAGAGTACCCCAGCGTGCTCCCCAGAGTGCATGTCAGAGTGCTCTTCAGAGTGCTCCCCACAGTACATGCCAGAGTACTCCCCAGAGAGTACCCCAGAGTGCTTCCCAGTGTGCTTTCCAGAGACTACCACAGAGTGCACCGCAGAGAGTACCCCAGAGTGCTCCCCAGAGAGTACCCCAGAGTGCTCCCCAGAGAGTACCCCAGGGTGCTACCCAGAGTACATGCCAGAGTACTCCCCAGAGAGTACCCCAGAGTGCTTCCCAGTGTGCTTTCCAGAGACTACCACAGAGTGCACTGCAGAGAGTACCCCAGAGTGCTCCCCAGAGAGTACCCAAGAGTGCTCCCCAGAGAACATGCCAGAGTACTCCCCAGAGAGTACCCCAGAGTGCTTCCCAGTGTGCTTTCCAGAGACTACCACAGAGTGCACCGCAGAGAGTACCCCAGAGTGCTCCCCAGAGATTACCCCAGAGTGCTTCCCAGAGCGATTGCCAGAGACCGCCACAGAGTGCACCACAGAGAGTACCCCAGAGTGCTTCCCAGAGTGCTCGCTAGAGACTACTACAGAGTGCTCGCCAAAGACTACCACAGAGTGCTCCCCAGAGAGTACCCCAGAGTACTATCCAGAGACTACCACAGAGTGCACCCCAGAGTGCTTCCCAGAGCGCTTGCCAGAGACTACCACAGAGTGCACCCCAGAGAGTACCCCAGAGTGCTCCACAGAGACTACCACAGAGTGCACCCCAGAGCGCTTGCCAGAGACTACCACAGAGTGCATCCCAGAGAGTACCCCAGAGTGCTCCCGAGAGAGTACCCCAGAGTGCTCCCAAGAGAGTACCCCAGAGTGCTTCCCAGAGTGCTTGCCAGAGACTGCCACAGAGTGCTCGCCAGAGACTACCACAGAGTGCTCGCCAGAGTGTATCCCAGCATGCAGCACAGACATCTCAGAAAT GCAGAAAGAATCTTCTCCTGCACCTGATAGAGACGATGCTATAACCAGCTTGTCATCCTCGTCCCCATTGTCAG AATTTCCAGCTCAGGAAGAAAGTACATCTGAAATAGAGGAAGAAAaatcagaaaagaaagaaaagggaaaaaagagACGAG GCAACATCTTCCGCCGGATCTTATCATCCTGCCGGCGTGGATTATCCAGGGCTGCTCGCGCATTTGTCTGTTGCGGCTGTTGCTCTACAACCATCTAG